Proteins found in one Triticum urartu cultivar G1812 chromosome 4, Tu2.1, whole genome shotgun sequence genomic segment:
- the LOC125552888 gene encoding stomatal closure-related actin-binding protein 1-like translates to MKFEKGLSTATLLSNEVKCKQVALLERDILLKNLKSVLESLRGQVAGKYKDEIEESVSMVDILAVQLSRTENELLQQKTEVTRIATSLKLASEDARRIVDEERTNARMEIENARAAVQRVQKVLKEKENSSQRIRKQLQPT, encoded by the exons ATGAAATTTGAGAAGGGCCTCAGTACTGCCACATTATTATCTAACGAG GTTAAATGTAAACAAGTGGCTTTATTAGAGCGAGACATCCTTCTGAAGAATCTAAAGAGTGTATTGGAGTCACTGAGAGGTCAAGTAGCTGGCAAATATAAGGATGAAATTGAGGAATCGGTATCTATG GTGGATATTTTAGCAGTTCAgctgtccagaacagaaaatgAGTTGCTTCAGCAGAAAACCGAGGTCACGAGAATAGCGACTTCACTAAAACTG GCTTCTGAAGATGCTAGGAGAATTGTTGACGAAGAACGAACTAATGCACGCATGGAGATTGAAAATGCTAGAGCTGCTGTACAAAGAGTTCAAAAAGTACTTAAAGAGAAAGAGAACAGTTCACAAAGAATTAGAAAGCAG TTGCAGCCCACCTAA
- the LOC125552889 gene encoding uncharacterized protein LOC125552889 isoform X4: protein MFLQRLMLAHLALSLVVLSNSRCKLLTTRFLTRKRVSCGFFLLQSLRLSKVINISVSYLILFKLHCSGGIVAAQDPSVVTRFIQLPYTPLLVITRQQ, encoded by the exons ATGTTTTTGCAGAG GCTGATGCTGGCTCATTTGGCACTATCTCTAGTTGTGTTGAGCAATTCCAGATGCAAATTGCTAACAACAAG GTTCTTGACTAGAAAAAGGGTAAGCTGTGGATTTTTTTTGCTTCAGTCTCTGCGACTAAGTAAAGTTATCAACATTTCCGTTTCATATTTGATCCTTTTCAAGCTCCATTGCTCTG GAGGCATTGTCGCTGCTCAAGATCCTTCAGTGGTAACAAGATTTATCCAACTTCCTTACACACCACTATTAGTTATTACACGTCAGCAGTAA
- the LOC125552889 gene encoding uncharacterized protein LOC125552889 isoform X3, giving the protein MDVQPGSRTRLADLSGTPDQISRAEQLISDVFAEADAGSFGTISSCVEQFQMQIANNKFGCALTLRRGACTVRWCGGLRRWGTDTCSLCTHLLHPATFSFPAQQEQEQGCRGGSGS; this is encoded by the exons ATGGATGTTCAACCCGGGTCACGGACAAGATTGGCTGATCTTTCGGGCACTCCTGACCAGATAAGCAGAGCTGAGCAGTTGATAAGTGATGTTTTTGCAGAG GCTGATGCTGGCTCATTTGGCACTATCTCTAGTTGTGTTGAGCAATTCCAGATGCAAATTGCTAACAACAAG TTCGGCTGCGCTCTGACTCTTCGTCGAGGAGCATGCACAGTGCGGTGGTGCGGCGGCCTCAGAAGGTGGGGCACCGACACCTGCAGCTTGTGCACGCATCTCCTGCATCCCGCAACCTTCTCCTTCCCGGCACAGCAGGAGCAGGAGCAAGGATGCCGAGGCGGTTCAG GTTCTTGA
- the LOC125552889 gene encoding uncharacterized protein LOC125552889 isoform X1: MDVQPGSRTRLADLSGTPDQISRAEQLISDVFAEADAGSFGTISSCVEQFQMQIANNKFGCALTLRRGACTVRWCGGLRRWGTDTCSLCTHLLHPATFSFPAQQEQEQGCRGGSGERWAKEFHVQQDGAKF; the protein is encoded by the exons ATGGATGTTCAACCCGGGTCACGGACAAGATTGGCTGATCTTTCGGGCACTCCTGACCAGATAAGCAGAGCTGAGCAGTTGATAAGTGATGTTTTTGCAGAG GCTGATGCTGGCTCATTTGGCACTATCTCTAGTTGTGTTGAGCAATTCCAGATGCAAATTGCTAACAACAAG TTCGGCTGCGCTCTGACTCTTCGTCGAGGAGCATGCACAGTGCGGTGGTGCGGCGGCCTCAGAAGGTGGGGCACCGACACCTGCAGCTTGTGCACGCATCTCCTGCATCCCGCAACCTTCTCCTTCCCGGCACAGCAGGAGCAGGAGCAAGGATGCCGAGGCGGTTCAG gagagaggtgggccaaAGAATTCCATGTTCAACAGGATGGTGCAAAATTTTAG
- the LOC125552889 gene encoding uncharacterized protein LOC125552889 isoform X2, whose protein sequence is MDVQPGSRTRLADLSGTPDQISRAEQLISDVFAEADAGSFGTISSCVEQFQMQIANNKFGCALTLRRGACTVRWCGGLRRWGTDTCSLCTHLLHPATFSFPAQQEQEQGCRGGSGCTLLN, encoded by the exons ATGGATGTTCAACCCGGGTCACGGACAAGATTGGCTGATCTTTCGGGCACTCCTGACCAGATAAGCAGAGCTGAGCAGTTGATAAGTGATGTTTTTGCAGAG GCTGATGCTGGCTCATTTGGCACTATCTCTAGTTGTGTTGAGCAATTCCAGATGCAAATTGCTAACAACAAG TTCGGCTGCGCTCTGACTCTTCGTCGAGGAGCATGCACAGTGCGGTGGTGCGGCGGCCTCAGAAGGTGGGGCACCGACACCTGCAGCTTGTGCACGCATCTCCTGCATCCCGCAACCTTCTCCTTCCCGGCACAGCAGGAGCAGGAGCAAGGATGCCGAGGCGGTTCAG GTTGTACACTGTTGAACTGA